One genomic window of Cupriavidus sp. P-10 includes the following:
- a CDS encoding complex I 51 kDa subunit family protein gives MEHLNQVLLNEDIRVGADLDGWLARGGGEGLARALRDPATIIAEIEQADLRGMGGAGFATHRKWTPVAAAADGDKYIICNGNEDEPGTFKDRFLLEHTPHQVIEGALIAAAATRANHVVLYVNPHQPLALDRTRQAVQQWQGHAQFAELAQLVGGPVSLSVVPSSGLYIGGEETAVIASVEGGFPFPRRKPPFPAQHGVHGAPTVVNNTETLAHVPGILRHGAQWYRSLGTGNAAGTKLYSLSGDVLRPGLYELPMGTSLETLVFGHGGGMLQGKEFKAVFTGGPSNTLLTKRDLDVALDFDSVRQRRSRLGTGAMIVVSEGTSIVRKVAEYVSFFAQGSCGQCPPCKGGTFQLMRLLNRIDTGRGVRADVEALENLCRILPGSGRCGLIDGAVTVVNSSLDQFREEYEALLMA, from the coding sequence GCCAGGGCGCTGCGCGATCCGGCCACGATCATTGCAGAAATCGAACAGGCGGACCTGCGCGGGATGGGCGGCGCCGGCTTCGCGACGCATCGCAAGTGGACGCCGGTGGCCGCTGCCGCCGATGGCGACAAATACATCATCTGCAATGGCAATGAAGACGAGCCGGGAACCTTCAAGGACCGGTTCCTGCTGGAACATACGCCGCACCAGGTGATAGAGGGCGCGCTGATCGCCGCGGCCGCCACCCGTGCCAACCACGTCGTCCTGTACGTCAATCCGCACCAGCCACTGGCGCTGGACAGGACGCGCCAGGCGGTGCAGCAGTGGCAGGGGCACGCGCAGTTCGCCGAGCTGGCGCAACTGGTCGGCGGGCCGGTATCGCTCAGCGTGGTGCCGAGCTCGGGCTTGTACATCGGTGGCGAGGAGACCGCGGTCATCGCGAGCGTGGAGGGCGGGTTCCCGTTTCCGCGCCGCAAGCCGCCTTTTCCCGCCCAGCACGGGGTGCATGGCGCGCCGACGGTCGTCAACAACACCGAGACGCTGGCCCACGTGCCCGGCATCCTGCGCCACGGAGCGCAGTGGTATCGCAGCCTCGGCACCGGCAATGCGGCGGGCACGAAGCTGTATTCGCTGTCGGGCGACGTGTTGCGGCCCGGGCTGTATGAGCTGCCGATGGGCACGAGCCTGGAGACGCTGGTGTTCGGGCATGGCGGCGGCATGCTCCAGGGCAAGGAATTCAAGGCGGTCTTTACGGGCGGTCCTTCCAATACCCTGCTGACCAAGCGCGACCTCGACGTGGCACTGGACTTCGATTCAGTGCGGCAGCGGCGCTCGCGGTTGGGGACCGGCGCGATGATCGTGGTGTCGGAAGGAACCAGCATCGTCCGCAAGGTGGCCGAGTATGTGAGCTTCTTCGCCCAGGGTTCGTGCGGCCAGTGCCCGCCATGCAAGGGCGGGACCTTCCAGCTGATGCGGCTGCTCAATCGGATCGATACCGGCCGCGGCGTGCGCGCGGACGTGGAAGCGTTGGAAAACCTGTGCCGCATCCTTCCCGGCAGCGGGCGCTGCGGCCTGATCGATGGCGCCGTGACGGTGGTGAACAGCTCCCTGGATCAGTTCCGGGAAGAATACGAGGCGCTTTTGATGGCGTAA
- the fumC gene encoding class II fumarate hydratase, protein MTDTVRMERDTFGEIAVPAAHFWGAQTQRSLQNFSISTEKQSPELIVAIAWIKRAAAEVNHELGVLDEQKARAIIEAADEIIAEKHPDEFPLAVWQTGSGTQTNMNLNEVIANRASELLGGERGEARKIHPNDDVNRGQSSNDVFPTAMHVAAAYGIVLRLLPALKTLRVTLDQKSKAFADIVKIGRTHLQDATPLTLGQEFSGYVAQLDQGIAHVESALPHLYQLAQGGTAVGTGLNAHPQFADKVAAVIGKLTGLPFVSAQNKFEVMAAADALVFVHGALKTVAASMMKIANDIRWLASGPRCGLGELSIPENEPGSSIMPGKVNPTQSEAVTMLCCQVFGNDVAVNFGGASGNFELNVFRPMIAHNVLQSIRLLTDGAQSFNDHCAVGIEPNRARIDILLNESLMLVTALNPHIGYDKAAQIAKKAHKEGTTLKAAALTLGYVTEQQFDEWVRPADMVGNPLR, encoded by the coding sequence ATGACTGATACCGTAAGGATGGAGCGCGACACATTCGGCGAAATCGCCGTGCCCGCCGCGCATTTTTGGGGCGCGCAGACCCAGCGCTCGCTGCAGAACTTCAGCATTTCGACTGAAAAGCAGTCGCCCGAGCTGATCGTTGCTATCGCGTGGATCAAGCGTGCGGCGGCCGAAGTCAACCACGAACTTGGCGTGCTCGACGAGCAGAAGGCACGTGCGATTATCGAGGCGGCCGACGAGATTATCGCTGAGAAACACCCGGACGAGTTTCCGCTTGCGGTCTGGCAGACCGGCTCCGGCACGCAGACCAACATGAACCTGAACGAGGTGATTGCGAACCGCGCGAGCGAGCTCCTTGGCGGGGAGCGCGGCGAAGCGCGCAAGATCCATCCGAACGACGATGTGAATCGTGGCCAGTCGTCTAACGACGTGTTTCCGACCGCTATGCACGTCGCCGCCGCGTACGGGATCGTCCTGCGCCTGCTGCCTGCACTAAAAACGCTGCGTGTGACGCTCGACCAGAAGTCAAAGGCGTTCGCAGACATCGTGAAGATTGGCCGCACGCATCTTCAAGACGCGACGCCACTCACCCTCGGCCAGGAGTTTTCCGGCTACGTCGCTCAGCTCGACCAGGGGATCGCGCATGTCGAATCGGCGCTGCCGCATCTCTATCAGCTCGCGCAGGGGGGCACCGCGGTCGGAACCGGGCTAAACGCTCATCCGCAGTTCGCGGACAAGGTCGCCGCAGTGATCGGTAAGCTAACGGGCCTTCCATTCGTGTCCGCACAGAACAAGTTTGAGGTAATGGCCGCCGCCGACGCACTCGTGTTCGTGCACGGCGCATTAAAGACAGTCGCCGCCAGCATGATGAAGATCGCTAACGACATCCGCTGGCTCGCGAGTGGCCCGCGCTGCGGCCTAGGGGAGCTGTCGATTCCGGAAAACGAGCCGGGCAGTTCGATCATGCCCGGAAAGGTGAACCCTACGCAGTCCGAGGCGGTGACGATGCTGTGCTGCCAGGTATTCGGCAATGACGTCGCGGTGAACTTCGGAGGCGCGAGCGGCAATTTCGAGTTGAATGTGTTTCGGCCGATGATCGCGCACAACGTGCTGCAATCTATCCGCCTGCTCACGGATGGTGCGCAGAGCTTCAACGATCACTGCGCGGTCGGCATTGAGCCAAACCGCGCACGCATCGACATTCTGCTCAACGAGTCGCTCATGTTGGTGACGGCCCTGAATCCTCACATCGGTTACGACAAAGCCGCACAGATCGCTAAGAAGGCGCACAAGGAAGGCACGACGCTGAAAGCGGCCGCACTCACGCTCGGCTATGTGACCGAACAACAGTTCGACGAATGGGTGCGCCCAGCCGACATGGTCGGCAACCCGCTCCGATGA